DNA sequence from the Hippoglossus stenolepis isolate QCI-W04-F060 chromosome 17, HSTE1.2, whole genome shotgun sequence genome:
AACAGAGACCAGCTTTGTCTGGGAATGAGTTTGTGAGAACGGTGTCCTGTTTCCTCGCTGGTGATAACATATTAACATTGCTTttgtttgtgatatttattcGGCTTCTTAGGGAGGAGCATTAACACAATAGAGACCAGGATGCAATGCATGCAATATTACTATTATGGTagcattgatttaaataaaaaaaatgctaaacaacagaaacacatcaagctataaatgtgtataaatgtatttgtaacaGAAAGCTCACTTTATAAACAGCTGTTGTGGTACTTATATATATGGGTGCATTAACCAAGCAGGGAGGGTCTAAGAAATTAGCACATGGAAAATGTacgatccaggatttttctgtCTTCACCCATCTTAGAAACTTGATTTTGGCCCTTCTGCACCCTGGTAAAATTCTTGctttataaagtaaaataaaatgtatgaaagtaACAtcgtgaaaatgtgtttatctaTCTAGAGAGAGTTTGTTATTATCCCTGTTCCAATCTACTTTGTCACTCTCACATTATTCAAGATCATCTCATCAAGGACCTCATCCCACCATTTCTACCTGAAGAGCATCTCCCTCCACCTcgacaccagcagcagccatgaaCTGGTCTGCTCTGGAGGTCCTCCTCAGCGGGGTCAACAAATACTCCACTGTGTTCGGCCGCATCTGGCTGTCCATGGTCTTCGTTTTCAGGGTGATGGTGTTTGTGGTGGCCGCGCAGCGCGTGTGGGGTGATGAGAGTAAGGACTTTGTATGTAACACGGCCCAGCCGGGCTGCAACGTGTTAGCGACTCCATCTTTCCCATCTCCACATCCGCCTGTGGGCCCTGCAGCTTATTTTGTCACCTGCCCATCGCTGATGGTGGTCGGCCACGTGAAGTATCGGAAGAAGAAGGACACGCAGTACACCACCACACACAAGGGCAACCATCTCTATGCCAACCCTGGGAAGAAACGTGGAGGGCTGTGGTGGACCTACCTGGTAAGAACAAAGGGAGTGAACGTTGTTTTATTTGGTCTTAACTTGGATATTGTTTGATGATGTGACTCCCAGTTTAACCTTCATTCATCTTCCTCATAGGTGAGTCTGATTTTCAAAGCAGGCTTTGACGCCGGCTTCCTCTACATCCTGTACTACGTCTACCATGGTTACGACATGCCCCGCCTGTCCAAGTGCTCCCTGGAGCCATGCCCCAACACGGTGGACTGCTACATATCCCGCCCCACCGAGAAGAAGATCTTCACCATCTTCATGGTGGTCTCCTCTGCCGTCTGCGTCTTAATGTGCATCTGCGAGATGATTTACCTCATCTGCAAACGCTTTCAGAAGATCCTCAGGAGGAAGGCGGAGTCTGACAGGAGGATGTTCACCCAGAATCACGAGATGGTGCCGCTGGCAGCGCCCAGGTCAGTGTTCAGGTCCAGATCATCAATCAGAGTGGATCCTACGATATCTGTCCGGAACCTTAGTAACATCAAGGCTGAGGAGTTAATTGAGAAACAATTATGTAAGGCTGTGTTGGCCCATTTtatgtgaaaccacacttcagcctacatgtgccatcaaagcctgaagcagcatgtccctccaggactccgtctcccaggggccattaaaaaccagagcaaggaactcaatgtcccagagggcatcaacttcacacagaggggtggaaaccccccccagggacacaggtttcaactcccattggtccCTCTGcaccccatgacctgtgaggtcaccgggccaatataagctaagttctccagcttctcgATCTCTTtttctaaactccctcaacGGGGAGAAGGGTAGctctctttctaaactccctcaacGGGGAGAAGGGTAGctctctttctaaactccctcaacggagagaaggctgtcgagtcttctttctacactccctccaaggagagaaggctgtggagcctcttctccagctcacatcttctcttcccatccaactcttcgagaggagcacaaaggtgcagcttccagctcatctcaccaaggaaacctcctcgccccctccaagctctaccaacgtcctagcagcgactcgatgtcctgcttgcaaacttcagccagcaaccGAGCTACACCGCTCAACTGAAACCAGccagacgacacaaaactgtgaactgcacagcaacttcctttttcccctttccacggactggtaacacaactgggcttaataattatactaggctaagcaagactgtttattcgattctgtgtgaggtttataagtttgatttgtggtgttgtgatattttgggtacaagttattgagaaagtaatgttagtctgttatgctcttcacagtctttcgttgcatccaatctagtaactttctctaatttggcacacacacagacacacgcataactcttcacctcattatctctacaggtcgtaaacattccaataggtgggggaagggtgttatctctttggccagccaccatcttgaaagcacgctgactcacacagacacacacacatgtatacacacatacctatctttgttgAGCAATTataccgttagtaatttgtgtttttatactttattatattcataataaatgtttttctttcacaaatgtttttttattaatgttgcataagtgaatttcgccaacctctacactgtcaagaaccccatatctttcaacttagctaactatttatatggtaattttggttatagttattaatttaattgttaatcagagttccaaatttgtagttagaaccttaatcaatgagacttaatcaataaattggctatcttttcccttcctttgaagggtggtgcccccgaggtaactttaatcaattaaagttattatttaatattaataataaaatattaatatttaatatttttatcttgataaccaaatttattgaatgccgaaaggcacaccattttatggtatcacgtttgatgcattatggcacaacagctgttaatgTGGCAGCGACCAGGTTGAAGAACTGAATAAAGTTATCAAAAAGCTAGAATACATGGAGAACTGCAGCTCAACGCCAAAGAGATTTCCCCCAATTCAGGGGATTTCTGAGGCAGCGTTTTGTAAATATGATCATGTTGAATGACTTTGTGCAAGAGCACAGACCTGGTGCCTACAAATTAAGTCCTCAAAAACAGAGGATTACAAAGGAAgttttttattggtttgtgtgtctgtgattgagtgtgcagatgtgtgtgtacgtctttTTGTGTATTACTATTGGCCTGTGgcaaacttaaaataaaatgtaatttcaaatgTGGTGCAGTTACAAACTGCCCCCTAATGAATTAAACAACATAAAGCACACAAAGCTCTGCTTTAGCGGTAACATAGTAATCTGAAGAGATAACTTGAGAGGTTTTTGTTCTTAGATATGTACTATAAAGAAAATGGTCTTTATTATGCTCTTCACGACTTCACAGCTCTTCACGACTTCAAAAAGTGAAGTAAGATTCAAgataatatatttctttgtacattttgtatttattgttatcTATAAAGTTATTTCAAAAAATACCTGAGTGTATGTGTTCCTTTtgattaatttgaaaaatatacatgaatcaataaatatctgcatgtgtgtgacttcACTGATATAGGCCTGCCTACACTGTTCACATATTTGTacagtatttatgtatttatctatGCATACCTTTGCAGTATCATCCATTCTGTAAAGATTACATcatgataaaagaaaagagcCATTAAAAAATAATAGGCTGGTatatagaaaaaacaaactggttACATATTGGGacaatacatacatatacaacaCCAGTAAATTATTTATTGGTATATTTTAGGATTATCTTAATATTCATTAATCTAAATGGGATTAAAATAAATCCCTAAAATATTCATTATCAAGTCAAAACTCAAGCAGACTCCTGGCAAACCCTGTAATTACTACAGGATCGAACAGTGAGTTAACTTTGTCGGTGTCACAAAAAAAGCCCACTTTATTACTCACAACAGAGATTAGTACAATGAATGAATTTGagtacaaaataaatatgtacaaaaataaaaatgaaatgatgaaggaATGTTTAGTGTgtctatatatacatacataaatttgcatatatacacacacatatataaacatatatatatatatatatatatatttatacacatacatatacatacacacacacacacacacacacatatatatacacacacatattaacacacacacacacacacatacacaacacacacacatctaaacacaaacacattgaatataatgtatattgaATTTGTTCCAAGCtgtagtgtttttaaaaaggggaGACAATTTTTgtatgtataataatacacttgGTCGATAATTAAGactaaagtaaaatattaaaaaaaatacattaaaatgctttttcttACGAGCTGGAATAGTTCCCACGGCTTTTTGTTCCGGAGACAGTACAATTAAATCAAGTATCGGTACACTCATGTACTGTCGTCATCGTTTTTCCGTCTCCACCATCCAATCAGGAGCAGGGGACGCGGGTGCGGTTTTGACAGACGCCTGATGGTGGGAGGGCGGTTTGTTGAGGAGTATCAGAGAGACAAGACACAGGACTATGGCCAGGATGACTGTGTCAGCAGTGTTTGGATGTTCGGTGAAAAGCTGTGCAACAGTTTACATCAAATAATAACACCATATTTTCTACAAATGcttttgtgctgtttgttgtgAGAGAAAGAAGCTTGAGAGGTTTTGTGTGATTCATATTTTCTTCTAGGCTCATTCTCTTTGATTCCccacttgttttgttattgcacACAATAATGGGCCTTTGCAACTCACTTAGTATCTTCAGCATCATGAGGATATTTGTAAGCTCAACCAATCAGTCTGGGCCAAGTTAATCTTTTGGGGTCTCTGCCCTATAGAAAGATAGAAGTAACAAGCCTCTAGAATTGCCAGCAGGTTACTGTAGAAACTATCCGGGGTGCCGAGATGTAATCCACCATTTGAAGAGATTCGGTTAGATTGTGCTTTCCAGAGGCAGAGTGGGGGAGAGTGGTGTCGATCTGGCTTcctgcttgttttgtttcttgtttctgcGACGTCTACACTTTCACAAGGGGTTTTTGCAGAAAGGTTGCTTCACCTGAAATGGTTTTGCTGCTGCTCGGGAAGAAAACATCCGGTGATATATCCCTCTTCACCATCCAGCTTCCGTAAAGAACCCTTGTGAACCCTCATTATTCTGCAGGCCTCTCTTGAATGGTCTGCCCTTGTGACTCACAAGAGTGTGCGGCCTCCTATACCTTTCAGCTTTCTTCAGATACCTGCTAGTAAAAAGGTGTCTGAATCCCACTCTCCTTTTCAGGGTAGAGAAAAAACACTTAGTCTCCAAAACTTTTCGAATTCATTTAAGAAAATTGATCCTTTCTGTATTcagacaggtgagtcagagaATGAGCGGTGTAGCCATTCAGGAAATTTAAAGTCTTGGCAATGTGTGGAATTCGTTACCTTAGAGTTCATCTAAGGTCAAGAATGAATCAGCTCTCTTTTTCCTCCGCCACCACATTAGAGGGAGTTTAAGCAGTGGTGCTGttaagctctgctgcagcgACTGGAAATActtctctgttttgttgtttgtcagctTGACCTCGCTGTGTAAAGCTCTCAGCTCTACGGTGGCAAACACAGAGGTTTACTGTTTGTAGATAATCTGAAGTAATGTCATTTAaacttagtttttttgtgtgaaatatgttttacgCTGGACAGGGTTACATGTTATCAATAGTTTCACAGTTTCAAGCTAAATCAGCCAACTGTTAAATTAGCTACATCACCATTCTTAAATAGTTTTGCGAGCAAGAACTTAATCTGGAATTTCAGTTGTCATATACTTCTATACATTTTTACTAGTGATATTAGTTTGCATTGTTAAGCATGTCACCATAACTCCTTACCTACACCGCTAAAGTAGAAACGTAGATCCATTTCAGGTTGGCATAGCCGACCTTTAAAAC
Encoded proteins:
- the LOC118125142 gene encoding LOW QUALITY PROTEIN: gap junction beta-4 protein (The sequence of the model RefSeq protein was modified relative to this genomic sequence to represent the inferred CDS: inserted 3 bases in 2 codons) — encoded protein: MNWSALEVLLSGVNKYSTVFGRIWLSMVFVFRVMVFVVAAQRVWGDESKDFVCNTAQPGCNVLATPSFPXLHIRLWALQLXFVTCPSLMVVGHVKYRKKKDTQYTTTHKGNHLYANPGKKRGGLWWTYLVSLIFKAGFDAGFLYILYYVYHGYDMPRLSKCSLEPCPNTVDCYISRPTEKKIFTIFMVVSSAVCVLMCICEMIYLICKRFQKILRRKAESDRRMFTQNHEMVPLAAPRSVFRSRSSIRVDPTISVRNLSNIKAEELIEKQLCKAVLAHFM